DNA sequence from the Leptospira bouyouniensis genome:
GTATTGTTGCTTTTTTCATTTCTTCTCGGTGTTAGCAATTGTGGGTTTTTAGGAATCGGAGGAGATGGAGATGGGAAACCTCTGATATTATTTCCAACACATGTTTCTGATTCCGCAAAGTCTGTCAATGATGAAGGAAACGATTACATCCCCGGGACAGGTGCGATAGTACCTCCTATTTCACCAACAACATCATCTGGTATCTCGTTTCAACACGCAGACCATTTAGGTTCTGTTAGCTTTTTATCGGATTCGAAAGGAAACCCATTGTCTGGAGGTGATTGGACTGGGAGATCTCGAATTGCATATAAGCCCTATGGCTTGATTCATAGAACGGATAGTGGTGGACCGGATATTAGTAAAATCAAATATGCGGGACAAACGGAAGAAAAAGAATCTGGATTATATTATATGAAAGCAAGATATTATGATCCTTTTGTCGGTCGTTTTTTGACGGGAGACCAAAAAGTTTATCCAAAACAAATACATGGCATGAATCGGTATATGTATGCTAATGGGAATCCTATAAACTATCATGATCCTACTGGATATGGAAGACAGTCTCCTTATCTCGGTGCCGCTGTTGTTTATTTACTAAGCTCTGGTATGAATGAAAGCGATAGGTTGCTATTAACAGCATCTGCATTCAGAACATTTAGAGGCAATGAAAGAGGAAAACAAACATACATTGAGAAGACGATAGGTCAAAATGCTTCTCATTTAGGAAAACCTCACATTTCGAAAGCCTTGCAATATGCGCTTGCCGCTTATTATTTGTTACCAGCAGACAATGATTTTGATAGAGTGCGAAATCTTTTTATGGGATTTACAATGGGAAAAAGAGCTGGAGGAACATACAGTGATTTACAAGGGAAAAGAGAAGATAAAATCCATATAGGCAAATCTTGGAAATGGGCATTTGCAGCATTTCTGCTAGTAAAAGATAATCCTAATGCAAATCTATACATAGCCTCTGCTTACTTATCAGGTAAGAATAATGATCATAGAGATAAAAATCCTGAACGGTTTGGAAAATATTGGGATGGTTTTATGAATTATCTAACTTTGAATGACATATTATCTTATGGCGTGGCTATTTATTTTTTTGGTTTAACTGAAGCAGCAGCAGCATATACAATGGCTGAAAGTGGAAGTGTTTTATTTGTACCATTCCCATTTGCAGGAACTTCAATTGTTTGGCTACCAGGACCAATTGGGCTTTTGATTGGAGGATTAGAATGGTATTCAAGGCACAGAGGATGGTACACTGAGTCATGGGGAAGGTAAAATTTATGAATTTTAAGAAATTTAATAATCCTGGACAACTTCAGATTGTTTTAATTCTAGTTTCGTTATTGAATTCATGCTATCAATATCAATTTAAATCGATTACTAATATAAAATTAGAAAAGGAATTCCCTGCAAAATCTAATATAAATGTCATTTTTGGGGATGGATTTTATGTTAGAAATGGTTACAATAAAGCTATGGCCGGAATTAATGCAGAACTTAAAAAATGTAATAATATCGGCAGAGAAGTAAGTGTAGAATTTTTAAAATATAAATTTCTTAATTATAGCTCGAAAGATAAGCTCCCGTTAAATGAAGAAAAGATTGATATGAATTTGATGCTTGATAATTTTTCAGATATTAATGATGAGCTTACGGAAGCTGAATTAATAGCTTTCTCAAAACATCGTAGTGACTTACTATTCAGAATAAAGTTTAGTATGAGTAGATCACTTGCTCCGATATATAAAACATTTTATTATCACGATCCTGGGATTGAATCTGGAATGTCTTTAGGGAAAGAGATTTGCCTCTTACTAACAAAAAAATAATAATTATGTAGCAATTGAAGCATAACTTTAAAAGATATAAACCAATCGGTAATTACTTCCTTAATTCTTTTTTCTCAATATAAGTTGTGCAAGTACGTTGTATTATTAATTAATTCACTTATGAGTTAGTTCTATTTGTTCGAGGCTTTTAAAACTGTATGTGATTATATGAATAAAAAGAGAAAAATCCATTTTAAACGCAAACTATTATTGAATTGTCTGGTCTTTCTATTTTTTGGTGGCATGAATTTGTTTGGAGCAGAAATTGAATTACCTTCTGGCAATAAATATTTAGGAAAAATAATATCAGAAGATGAGAGGTCAATCTTATTCCAATTTCAGGGTAAGGATTATCGTATACCGAAATCTGAACTAACTAAGATTGAAAAAGATAAGTCTGGTGGCGATTTTAGTATTGGACTATCCAGAATTGTTTTACATGATAATAGTCAATTAATAGGCTATCTGATTGAAGAAGACCAAGATCATATTATTTTGCAAACTCAATTAGGTTTTGTTAATATAGATAAATCAAGAATTGAAAAATCAGATTTAAATAGGGAAAAAAATTTCCCACCTCCCAAAAAATATCTGGTCTCTTCCTTGGAATCGCTAAATACATTTGTAGGGTTAGGTTATGGGTTTTACAGGTCTCCAAGTTTAGATATAACACTCAACCAATTGTATTTAAGCCTGGAACCTGCATACTTAGATTGGAAGGGCTATGGAAGGATTGGTTTGCAATTAGATGGTATTTGGGGAGTAAACTCAGATTACAGAATCAATATGTTTAATGGAATCGTTTATTATTACTCTCATTATCAATTTCCACAAAATCCTCTTTTGAATTTTTACGGAAAAGTTGGGTTAGGTGGAAATTATGTTAATACAATTGCAGAAGATAGGAATCGATCAGGTTTAAATCCGCTTGCCATGATTGAGATAGGTTGGCAGGGTTATAAAATTAATGATTTCCAATTACGGCTGGGCATAAATACTTTTTGTGGTTTTGAAACTACCACAACCGTTTGTTTTTCTGGACCTACGATTCAAGGAATGTTGAAGTTTTGAAATTTTTATTAATCATTATTTTTTCTGTTCTTTTTTTAATCCACTGTTACAACTCACCACTTTCTGATACAGAAGCTTTAGAAAAAATAAAGCTCGAAGGATTTGGACTTTCGAATATAGGTGAAACTAGTGCAAATATCTTTGTCCTCTGTTCTGAAAAAACGAATGGACTCATGGCTTTTTCTGAACTTCCCCTCAATGGAGTAGGAGCCTTGCTTGGTGCAGATAATGTGAGGGTAAGTATTAGAGAAGGAAAAGAACACCTCTTCATTGTAGATGGATTAAAACCTAATACAAGATACTATTATCAAGTATACTGCAAGGAACTTGGTGCAGCAACAAGTGGGAATCAATCCTTTGTGACAACATCAAACGACTTTCTAGATAGAATCAACGGACTTCGATCGATTTGGATTTTAGGAGGGATTGGATCCAATTTTGAACCAGTAGGAATGATTGATGTATTTGATCCAATTGAAAATCGATGGTTTGAAAACGTTTCTCAGATACCTACGCCTAGAGCTTTTTCGCAAATAGTATATCATAAAGGATATATTTTTGTAATTGGCGGAGCCACAAAAGTAGGTTCGTCTTGGATACAATCTAGAATTGTCGAAAGATTCGACACAGTCCGAAATGAATGGAAAAGAATGGCTGATATGCCAATCGATTTGCAAGGGGGGATCGGTGTTTCCAATGGTGAAGAAGTCTATCTAATCTCTGGTTCTACAACTATGGATATGACTACTGGAACCATCTTAAACACAGTTTTTCGTTTTAATCCAAGCTTGGGAAGTATGGGACAATGGACTCAATACACATCAAATAATGCAATTTTTCCTAGACTTGATATGGGTGGATGCATCATGAACGGATCTCTCTTTTACAGTGGAGGACGCTTATATTCAGATGGAAATTCATATGCAACTACAGATGTGTATTTGCCATCAGCCAATTCTACTACTACATTAGTCGAAGCATCTATCAACCAAGCTAGGCATGGGGTTGCAACTGTTTGTTATAATCCACAAAGTTCAGATCCTTACCCGAATGATTCTCAAGCTTTTCTAGTTGTAGGAGGAAGTACAGCTTCAAACTTCAATCAACCGGTAACTGCAATAACACCTTCATCCTCTTACGATTACTACCGGACTGGTATTAGTTCAAATATCTTCCAAGCAGGTCCCACACTACCAGCATCTGTTTATTATCCAAGTATCGCAATCGCTTATCAAAATCGAAGAGCGTATGTTATGGGTGGTTCTACAAGTATCAACATTCCTACTGATAATATTTACTCTATTGATTTGGCGAATCCTATAGGCGGGCCTTGGCGATTAGAATCCATAAAAATGCCAAGACCAAGATTTGCTCATAAGGCGGTAATCTTAAGCCGATGAAATTAGTATACTCAATCCTAACCTTATTTATAATTCAATTCTCGCTTTTTTCTGAAAAAGTAGAAGATCCTCTTCAGTTAGCAAAAAGCTTATATAAAGAAAAAAAATTCCAGGAAGCAGAATCGGAAATTTTAAAACGTTCTGAAGTACAGTTTTCAAATCCTGAATATGATTTATTGCAATCGAAAATTTGGATCGAACTTGGAAATCAGAATTATATTCAAAGAAAGTTTAGCACAGCTTATAAGTATTATTCCAAAGCTTATGAGTTTTGGAGCGCAGACCCACTAGTTCAACAACGTTATTATGAACTTAAGAATAAAGATTTAGTAGATGAAGTAGAGATTCCAGAAGTAAAGAAAACGAAAATACCAGTTGCTCTG
Encoded proteins:
- a CDS encoding kelch repeat-containing protein encodes the protein MKFLLIIIFSVLFLIHCYNSPLSDTEALEKIKLEGFGLSNIGETSANIFVLCSEKTNGLMAFSELPLNGVGALLGADNVRVSIREGKEHLFIVDGLKPNTRYYYQVYCKELGAATSGNQSFVTTSNDFLDRINGLRSIWILGGIGSNFEPVGMIDVFDPIENRWFENVSQIPTPRAFSQIVYHKGYIFVIGGATKVGSSWIQSRIVERFDTVRNEWKRMADMPIDLQGGIGVSNGEEVYLISGSTTMDMTTGTILNTVFRFNPSLGSMGQWTQYTSNNAIFPRLDMGGCIMNGSLFYSGGRLYSDGNSYATTDVYLPSANSTTTLVEASINQARHGVATVCYNPQSSDPYPNDSQAFLVVGGSTASNFNQPVTAITPSSSYDYYRTGISSNIFQAGPTLPASVYYPSIAIAYQNRRAYVMGGSTSINIPTDNIYSIDLANPIGGPWRLESIKMPRPRFAHKAVILSR
- a CDS encoding LA_3334 family protein, producing MNKKRKIHFKRKLLLNCLVFLFFGGMNLFGAEIELPSGNKYLGKIISEDERSILFQFQGKDYRIPKSELTKIEKDKSGGDFSIGLSRIVLHDNSQLIGYLIEEDQDHIILQTQLGFVNIDKSRIEKSDLNREKNFPPPKKYLVSSLESLNTFVGLGYGFYRSPSLDITLNQLYLSLEPAYLDWKGYGRIGLQLDGIWGVNSDYRINMFNGIVYYYSHYQFPQNPLLNFYGKVGLGGNYVNTIAEDRNRSGLNPLAMIEIGWQGYKINDFQLRLGINTFCGFETTTTVCFSGPTIQGMLKF